The Castanea sativa cultivar Marrone di Chiusa Pesio chromosome 11, ASM4071231v1 genome contains a region encoding:
- the LOC142615448 gene encoding uncharacterized protein LOC142615448 — MILLFTITLLCLQPATSSATPTNETDRLALLKFKESIANDPYGILTSWNDSIQFCNWHGITCGRRHQRVTALELEGRKLHGTITPYIGNLTFLRAINLQNNSFYGEIPKEVGHLLRLRHLNLSNNTLGGEIPASLSNISELRIMSIRWNKLIGKIPMELGSLTKLLVLWVTSNNLTGEIPPFLGNLTFLEYFSATYNNLEGNIPESFGHLKSLSTFAIGANKLNGTIPSPLYNISSICILLIADNQLSGTLPTNIGLTLPNLKLFEISINKFFGPIPISICNASQLQIFEIAYNNFLGSVPTNLGNLQDLVVLSLGLNNLGRDLDFLTSLRNCSKLEELVLGGNQFEGVLPNSIGNLSTQLNSLYVEDNQMSGTIPETLENLMNLIVLYMDMNLFTGVIPSYIGKFPMMQIFSLSGNNFSGKIPNNLGNLTQLIQLYLSENKLEGSIPSSIGNCQNLESLDVSQNYLSGVIPWQVFDLYSLSLLLNLSHNLFSGKLPVQVGNLKNIYSLDVSKNHLSGKIPETIGSCFKLDHLYLQGNSFEGVIPSSMASLKGLEHLDLSRNNLSGLIPKGLEKLLFLKYLNLSFNDIEGELPTEGVFRNVNAISVVGNNKLCGGIPQLQLTTCHTVTKSRKSFTFGVKITIICVVVCIFLVASFLALYWRKRSKKKPSSIDSKMELLPTISYKMLHQATNGFSPSNLIGSGSFGSVYKGVLDQEERLVAVKVLNLQNKYASKSFMAECNVLRNVRHRNLIKILTCCSSINYNGNDFKALVFEFMTNGSLDLWLHPMENCDNQSKNLSVLQRLIIAIDVAFALNYLHNHCEQKIIHCDLKPSNILLDSDMIAHVSDFGLSRLLTTSNDSSQKCTSTIGLKGSISYAAPEYGMGGEASTEGDVYSYGILVLEMFTGRRPTDDMFKDGLDLHNFVKMTLPKRLIQVVDPLLLPREVEEMGVATAAMMATKEDDNDNEIVEEANNIEDSRHIDVDMRKCLLSILNIGILCSLESPKERISMEEVIKELQLIKSTFVGLGIRRGRPSKAQRPGTSRRD; from the exons ATGATTCTACTCTTTACTATAACCCTACTATGCTTGCAACCTGCCACTTCTTCTGCCACTCCAACAAACGAGACTGATCGTTTGGCTTTGCTCAAATTTAAAGAATCCATTGCTAATGACCCATATGGAATCTTGACCTCATGGAATGATTCTATCCAGTTCTGCAACTGGCATGGAATTACGTGCGGCCGTCGCCATCAAAGAGTCACAGCCCTAGAACTAGAAGGGCGTAAATTGCATGGTACCATTACACCTTACATTGGAAACCTTACCTTTCTTAGAGCTATCAACCTCCAAAACAACAGCTTTTATGGTGAAATTCCAAAAGAAGTTGGTCATTTGCTCCGACTACGACATCTCAATCTTTCAAATAACACATTGGGTGGAGAAATTCCAGCTAGCTTGAGCAACATCTCTGAACTCAGGATAATGAGCATAAGGTGGAACAAACTTATTGGGAAAATCCCTATGGAGCTTGGTTCTTTAACCAAGCTTTTAGTTCTTTGGGTCACGTCTAACAATTTGACAGGAGAAATCCCACCTTTCTTGGGAAATCTTACGTTTCTTGAATATTTTTCAGCAACTTATAATAATTTAGAGGGAAATATTCCAGAGAgctttggccatttgaaaagcTTATCAACTTTCGCCATTGGAGCCAATAAGTTGAACGGTACAATCCCTTCCCCTCTCTACAATATATCATCTATCTGCATATTGCTAATTGCAGACAACCAACTTAGCGGTACTCTTCCCACAAACATAGGCCTCACTCTCCCTAATCTCAAATTATTTGAgataagtattaataaattttttgggcCAATTCCTATTTCTATATGCAATGCATCCCAActtcaaatatttgaaattgCATATAACAACTTCTTGGGTTCAGTTCCAACTAATCTGGGAAATCTACAAGATCTTGTAGTACTATCTCTAGGTTTAAATAACCTAGGAAGGGATTTAGACTTTTTAACATCTCTAAGAAATTGTAGCAAATTGGAAGAGCTGGTTTTAGGTGGAAACCAATTTGAAGGTGTTTTGCCCAATTCTATAGGAAACTTGTCAACACAACTCAATTCGTTATATGTTGAAGACAATCAAATGTCTGGAACTATTCCTGAAACATTGGAGAATCTTATGAACTTAATTGTCTTGTATATGGATATGAATCTTTTCACAGGTGTGATACCTAGTTATATTGGGAAGTTTCCGATgatgcaaatattttctttatcagGAAACAATTTTTCAGGAAAAATCCCAAACAACTTAGGGAATCTCACTCAATTGATTCAACTCTATTTGTCTGAAAACAAATTGGAGGGAAGCATACCTTCAAGCATTGGTAATTGCCAAAATTTGGAAAGTTTAGATGTTTCACAAAATTACCTTAGTGGAGTCATACCCTGGCAAGTTTTTGATCTTTATTCCTTGTCACTATTACTCAATTTGTCACACAACTTATTCAGTGGCAAATTACCAGTTCAAGTAggcaatttgaaaaatatatattcacttGATGTCTCTAAAAACCATTTATCTGGTAAAATTCCTGAGACAATTGGAAGTTGCTTCAAATTAGATCACTTATACTTGCAAGGCAATTCCTTTGAAGGGGTCATACCTTCGTCCATGGCTTCCTTAAAAGGCCTTGAACATTTAGATCTTTCACGAAACAACTTGTCAGGGTTAATTCCAAAGGGCCTAgagaaacttttatttttgaaatatttgaacCTTTCATTCAATGATATTGAGGGTGAGCTACCAACAGAAGGAGTTTTCAGAAATGTAAATGCAATATCAGTTGTTGGAAACAATAAACTTTGTGGGGGCATTCCACAATTGCAATTGACAACATGTCACACcgttacaaaatcaagaaagtCCTTTACTTTTGGAGTAAAAATCACAATTATTTGTGTGGTTGTATGTATCTTTCTAGTTGCATCCTTTCTTGCACTTTATTGGAGGAAAAGATCAAAAAAGAAACCATCTTCAATAGACTCAAAGATGGAACTCCTTCCAACAATTTCATACAAAATGCTCCATCAAGCGACTAATGGATTTTCTCCCAGCAATTTGATTGGATCTGGTAGTTTTGGATCAGTATATAAAGGTGTTCTTGACCAAGAAGAAAGGTTAGTTGCTGTAAAGGTTCTTAACCTTCAAAACAAATATGCTTCGAAGAGTTTTATGGCAGAATGCAATGTATTAAGAAACGTTCGGCATCGAAATCTTATAAAGATCTTAACATGTTGCTCCAGTATAAATTATAATGGCAATGATTTCAAAGCTCTAGTTTTTGAATTCATGACAAATGGGAGCTTGGACTTGTGGCTGCATCCGATGGAAAATTGCGacaatcaatcaaaaaatttgAGCGTTCTTCAAAGGCTAATTATTGCAATTGACGTGGCATTTGCTTTAAATTATCTTCACAATCACTGTGAGCAAAAAATCATTCATTGTGATTTAAAGCCAAGCAATATTCTTCTTGATAGTGATATGATTGCTCATGTAAGTGATTTTGGTTTATCAAGGCTCCTCACAACTTCGAATGACTCTTCCCAAAAGTGTACTAGCACAATTGGATTAAAGGGATCTATTAGTTATGCTGCTCCAG AGTATGGCATGGGTGGTGAGGCATCAACTGAGGGGGATGTATATAGTTATGGGATCCTTGTATTGGAAATGTTTACAGGAAGGAGACCCACTGATGATATGTTTAAAGATGGTCTTGATCTCCATAACTTTGTTAAAATGACCTTACCAAAAAGGCTTATTCAAGTTGTTGACCCACTGCTTTTGCCAAGAGAAGTTGAAGAAATGGGAGTAGCAACTGCAGCAATGATGGCAACAAAAGAAGATGACAATGACAATGAAATTGTAGAAGAAGCTAATAATATTGAGGACTCTAGGCATATTGATGTTGACATGCGAAAATGCTTACTCTCAATCCTTAATATTGGAATCTTATGTTCATTGGAATCTCCAAAAGAGAGAATCAGTATGGAGGAAGTCATTAAGGAACTACAATTGATAAAAAGTACATTTGTTGGTTTGGGGATCCGCAGAGGTAGACCAAGTAAAGCTCAA AGGCCTGGAACAAGTAGAAGAGATTAA